GCGGAGCCGCACCGGGCTGGCGGGACTGCTCGAAAGCCTCGCGCGCCGGGTTGCGGACCTGTCCTGACGGGCCGGCGTCGACCGCGGCTCCCCCTGCCGGGCCGTCGGGCTCCGGCGGCTCCGTCTCAGCGGGCGGCTCCGTCACCCAGTCTGCCGGTCCGCTGCCGACAGGACGGGGCGCGGCGGGCTCCGTGGTCGCGGCGTCGGCGGGCGCACCCGCGGGCGGCGGGGTGTTGACGCCCGAGCCGGTCGACGCTGCCGTGGCGATGATCGCCTCGATGCGCCACTCGTGGCCGACCACCTTGATCGCAGCCTTGCGGAGCAGGTCGCCGCTGCCGCTCTTGTCGAAGCTGTCGCGCGCGCCCGCGCTGTCGAAGCCGAGCGTCAGCGTGCGGTCGTCGACACTGACCACCTGGGCGTTGTTGCTGAGCAGCATCCAGGTCAGGCGGCGCATGCCCTTGACCTGCTCGACCACGTCGGGCCACAGCTTGCGCACGTCGGTGAGGCCGAGGCGGAAGGCGCTCGCAGCGGGCGCCTGCGCGGGTGCAGCAGCGGCCGGCGCGGGGGCGGCTGGCGCAGGCTCACCGGGACTCGGCGGGGTCCCCGGCCGCGCCTCATCAGTGTGTGGACTCTTCGTCACCGGCTGACCAGAAGTCCGCGTCTTGTCGACGGGTGCCGCCTCGAGAGGAGCCCCGGACGCGGACGGCCCTGACGGAGACCCGGATGCAGGCTCACCATCCGTCGAGGTCGACACGGGCGCAACCGGTGTCGAGGTCGCCGCGGGCGCCTGCTCAGCGGGACGGGAGGCACCCGGGACGACATTGGCCACCGAGCGCGCGGCAGCACGAGCTGCCGAGATGCCGGACTGCGCGGCCGCGATCCCGGAGGACGCGACAGCGGTGCCGGCTTCGGCGATCGCCTGGACGGGCGTCGCCGACGGAGGCACTGGCGCGGTGGCCGGTGCACCAGAGTGCTCGGCTGCCGGCACGGCCGCACGGGGAGCAGCGGGAGCGGCGGCGGGCGCGACGGCAGCGGGCGCGGGCGCTGATCCACCGATCGCGATCCGGCGCTCGAGCCGGTCGAGCCGCGCAAGCACCCCGTCGGAGGTGTCGTCGGCACCGGGCAGCAGCACGCGGGCGAGGATCAGCTCGAGGAGCAGCCGGGGTGCTGTCGCTCCGCGCATCTCGGTCAGGCCGGACGCAACCAGGTCAGCAGCGCGCGAGAGCTCGATCGCACCGAACCTCTTGGCCTGGGCGATCAGCCGCTCCCCCGCGTCCTCGGCAACATCGAGAAGGCCCGTCGCGGGAGCGTCCGGGACGGCCGTGACGATGACCAGGTCACGCAGTCGGCGGAGCAGGTCCTCGGTGAAACGTCGCGGGTCCTGGCCGGTCTCGATCACCTTGTCGACGACGCCGAAGACGCCCGCGCCATCGCGCGCGGCGAACGCGTCGACGACCTCGTCGAGGAGCGAGTCGGGGGTGTAGCCGAGCAGGCCAGCGGCCAGGTCGTAGGTGACTCCGGCGGGACCGGCGCCGCCGAGCAGCTGGTCGAGGACGGAGAGCGTGTCGCGGGCCGAACCGCCACCGGCGCGCACGACGAGCGGGAGCGCAGCAGGCTCGATGGCGACACCCTCGGCGTCGCAGAGCTGAACGAGGTAGGTGGTCAGCAGCCGCGGCGGGATCAACCGGAACGGGTAGTGGTGCGTGCGCGAGCGGATGGTCGGCAGGACCTTGTCCGGCTCGGTCGTCGCGAAGACGAAGCGCAGGTGCGGCGGGGGCTCCTCGACGAGCTTGAGCAGGGCGTTGAAGCCCTGCGTCGTGACCATGTGGGCCTCGTCGATGATGTAGATCTTGTAGCGGCTCTTGACCGGGGCGTAGAACGCCTTCTCGCGCAGGTCGCGCGCGTCATCGACGCCACCGTGCGAGGCCGCGTCGATCTCGATCACGTCGATCGAGCCCGGGCCGCCGCGGGCCAGGTCGCGGCAGGACTCGCACTCGCCGCACGGATCGGCGATCGGAGCCTTCTCGCAGTTCAGCGCCCGCGCCAGGATCCGGGCAGAGGTCGTCTTGCCGCAGCCGCGCGGACCGGAGAAGAGATAGGCGTGGTTGACCCGGTTGTTGGCCAGCGCAGCACGAAGCGGGTCGGTGACGTGGTCCTGGCCGATCACCTCGGCAAACGTCTCCGGTCGGTACCGGCGGTACAGAGCGAGGGGTGCATCCACGTCCTGAACCCTAGTTGCCCCTTCCGACAGAGGCCATGGCAGTGCCGAACCCGCCCACATTGCGCCGTGTCGACGTCAAGGTTGCGCCGTGTCGACGTGGTCAGGGGCGGACGAACCACTCGCCCAGACGACCGCCGTGCCCGGGGCAGGTGACGTTGCGATCGCGGTCGTCCTCGACCCACTGGGCCAGCACCGCGCGCCCACCGCCGAAGGACCAGTCCTCGCTGCACCGGTCCAGCGCAGCCGTCAGGGAGGTCTGCCCTGCCGCGCGCCACTCGGGGGCGTTGACACGCAGGTCGCCCACGACCCGCTGCCACAGTGACTTCACCGAGTAGTAGCCGATCCGCAGGCCGGCATCGCGATAGCCACGGGCCGTGCCCTCGACCACGGCAGCGTTGGCTGCCAGATCAGCACTCCAGTCGAAGTCGGGCACCGGCTCGACGTCGATCCAGACCGCGGGAGTCCGCAGGCCCGCCTCGCGCATCGTCGCGATCGTGAAGAGCGCCGCCTGGTAGCCGGCGTTGCGGAGCGCCCCGAGGCGGGTCGCCCCGTCGTACGGACCCTTCTTCCCGACCTTCGCGAGCTGGGCGTCCGTGGGCCACGAGACGACGGCGTACGCCCCGACCATCAGGTCGCGCTCCCGCACCCACGCGAGCTGGTCGGCAAGGCACGGGTTGGGGGTGAAGCTCGG
This genomic interval from Nocardioides cavernaquae contains the following:
- a CDS encoding DNA polymerase III subunit gamma and tau, which produces MDAPLALYRRYRPETFAEVIGQDHVTDPLRAALANNRVNHAYLFSGPRGCGKTTSARILARALNCEKAPIADPCGECESCRDLARGGPGSIDVIEIDAASHGGVDDARDLREKAFYAPVKSRYKIYIIDEAHMVTTQGFNALLKLVEEPPPHLRFVFATTEPDKVLPTIRSRTHHYPFRLIPPRLLTTYLVQLCDAEGVAIEPAALPLVVRAGGGSARDTLSVLDQLLGGAGPAGVTYDLAAGLLGYTPDSLLDEVVDAFAARDGAGVFGVVDKVIETGQDPRRFTEDLLRRLRDLVIVTAVPDAPATGLLDVAEDAGERLIAQAKRFGAIELSRAADLVASGLTEMRGATAPRLLLELILARVLLPGADDTSDGVLARLDRLERRIAIGGSAPAPAAVAPAAAPAAPRAAVPAAEHSGAPATAPVPPSATPVQAIAEAGTAVASSGIAAAQSGISAARAAARSVANVVPGASRPAEQAPAATSTPVAPVSTSTDGEPASGSPSGPSASGAPLEAAPVDKTRTSGQPVTKSPHTDEARPGTPPSPGEPAPAAPAPAAAAPAQAPAASAFRLGLTDVRKLWPDVVEQVKGMRRLTWMLLSNNAQVVSVDDRTLTLGFDSAGARDSFDKSGSGDLLRKAAIKVVGHEWRIEAIIATAASTGSGVNTPPPAGAPADAATTEPAAPRPVGSGPADWVTEPPAETEPPEPDGPAGGAAVDAGPSGQVRNPAREAFEQSRQPGAAPQARESRFAADADAHRDDPDVESGSLSGAELIQRELGATIIDEIRHD